A single Arachidicoccus sp. BS20 DNA region contains:
- a CDS encoding DNA-3-methyladenine glycosylase I, producing the protein MSYCAYIETMQPEEKKALHKNYHDNYYGFPIHDDNELFGRLIMEINQAGLSWETILKKEQSFRKAYNNFNIKKIAAYSNADRERLLADAGIIRNKLKVNAAIENANVILALQKEFGSFEKWLEHHHPKTKEEWVKLFKKTFRFTGGEIVNEFLMSIGFLPGAHTENCPVHQKILKQKPMWTKKK; encoded by the coding sequence ATGTCATATTGTGCATATATCGAAACCATGCAACCCGAAGAAAAAAAGGCTTTGCACAAAAATTATCACGATAATTATTACGGCTTTCCCATTCATGACGATAATGAATTATTTGGCAGGCTGATTATGGAAATAAACCAGGCGGGACTGAGCTGGGAAACGATTTTGAAAAAAGAACAGTCGTTCCGCAAAGCGTATAATAATTTCAATATAAAAAAAATAGCTGCTTATTCAAATGCTGACAGGGAAAGGCTTTTAGCCGATGCCGGCATTATCCGCAACAAGCTGAAAGTAAATGCCGCTATTGAAAATGCCAACGTTATTCTCGCATTGCAAAAAGAGTTCGGGTCGTTTGAAAAATGGCTGGAACACCATCATCCGAAAACTAAAGAAGAATGGGTAAAGCTGTTTAAGAAAACATTCCGGTTTACCGGCGGCGAAATTGTGAATGAATTTCTGATGAGCATTGGTTTTCTTCCCGGCGCGCATACCGAAAATTGTCCTGTTCATCAAAAAATTCTGAAACAAAAACCCATGTGGACGAAGAAAAAATAA
- the sov gene encoding T9SS outer membrane translocon Sov/SprA, whose translation MFVAAQNTDTSHFYPYPIHDRYGDGFTWKSHNLFDLSSDTSLIRRKIVYDSATHSYFIIEKIDSIAYRRPVQISQADFLRLQGQRDETSYYDSLSRSMSLLNFKQPRPKPRVISSFFNRIFGLTPDGKKIDVTPTGNINLSLGYQGQNIKNPTLSEKARKTGSFDMNAGANMSIIAQIGNKLRLPISYNTDGTFSFNNQFKLNYQGDDDAILKSLQAGNISFQSKGTLMPSMQNLFGLEAQLHFGKLFVTGAVGSNRSQRQSITLQGGGLAQTINISLGDYDENRNFLLGNYFKDNYNKTMSRLPLINSQVRILRMEVWVTNVTGATTNVRSVVGLMDLGENQPYNGNVHSMHSLNGLPDNGANDLYSTLLSNSQSRNPAIVTSILTSRGLQAVNDFEQTYARKLDSTEYYYNPQAGFISLNQQLQPDQVLAVAYQYSYNGRVFQVGEFSQDVALDSTQGVQKVLFLKLLKATSQRVDLPTWQWMMKNVYSLNVSGLDSSNFDLNVYYNQPSGGTNRYLPQTSQDVSGKSIISILGADRLNSHNDALPDGQFDFIRNFTVLPARGRIIFPVLEPFGKDLDSLAYNGVSQDVKNQYIYYQLYDSIKAIANTYANVNRFVLQGTVKGSSSSTISIGGSNIPQGSVTVTAGGRTLLEGVDYTVDYINGTIQVLNQSILDAGTPVNVQFENNSNISTVQRNFLGVRLDYLVNKNLTLGATMEKLSEQPYTFKTNYGQDPINNTMYGVDMNYHADWDQLTRWLNKLPFYSTNAKSSINIYGEAAMLKPNHPKIIGSGNNGRVYIDDFESSSSEFDLRYPFTAWSLASTPAGNGLFPEADLVNNLSYGKNRALLAWYNIEPTLQDRSNTSNPLYKNLSQLSDPRVRPVYESELFPNQSTISASLQTTTFDLSFYPNQRGPYNFTDDPANIDANGHLLNPQKRWGGIMRALDQTDFETQNVEYIEFWMQDPFIKDPQSNGGKLVFDLGNVSEDVLKDGKHMYENGLATPTSPAGEDSSSVWGVTPANPIQLTNAFSNTAADRPYQDVGLDGMDDDGERRKQNAYLQTLAANFGTNSPVYLKASLDPSADNYQWYRDPSFTSADGILTRYKHYNNPQGNSPVATTSQSASTTYPDNEDLNGDNTINQTEQYYEYQINLKPNMMLTDKYVADVRTITPRLPNDSITQEHWYLFRIPIKEFTNKVGSIADFKSIRFMRMYLTGFNDSTTIRFAELGLVRNAWRPFTYVLDTSGSYQSLPAGSSTTLTITSVNTQDNSGRQPIPYKMPPGVQQLQSLNGGGSVSNGSVYLEKEQSMSLQIQNLQRNDSRSVFKNMNLDMRRYGQMSMFLHAESVPGQTPVNNNDLVAVIRIGQDFLDNYYEIRIPLQVTQPSATATPEQIWPDANHLMVQLQDLVTLKLNRNASGAPLNTIYREQMGTQTYSVKGNPNLAQVTSFLVGIENAQNNQPLDAEVWVDELSLSQMNEKGGWAAQGRVDMQLADLGTLSVSANTSTAGFGTLEQNVNERSTNDMFQFDASASIDAGKLFPKKAGFSIPFYAGYNRTVLTPQYDPYNQDVLFKEELKGMTSAQRDSARNIAQDLSTTKTFSFTNVRFAQPSMHPKIWSLSNFDFSYSYTQTNQTNPLIEKNSITHTYGGLGYTFNGQPKYWQPFRRLFHNKSPWLSFIRDFNLNPTPSLMSFRMTFDRQQGIYTPRVVNPFNVNNQVDSVESTYDNYFNMTRNYNLSWNLTRSLNIDFTANNLSVIDEPYGPLNTKAKKDSVWHNFLKGGRNTQYAQAATLSYSLPLNKLPFADWIKADYSYSATYNWIAANLQAVSLGNVIENGNSSTIKADMDFRKLYNKSRLLKSILNTDAQQQAANEQKMLPQQSKKLIDSLLKSIPKKTDVIKGLKGRAKRLALIKWRRLKHEIHLAIKKEKAKQHIEHTSGAVTTAARLLTMVKSLNISYALTNNSRLPGYMDSTRALGEDLKTRQPGFGYIFGKMPTRQWLDEKARQHVISTDSLFNDLYSQSYTKMLTINAELEPAKDLNIQLSMMKSFNKNYSELFKDTAGNGTFEHLNPYAAGGFTVSYASFKSLFNKSSSGNVSKTFTQFSDYRQIISQRLASANPYYRGGTTDDGYAKGYGRYAQNVLIPAFLAAYTGKSPYTVNLITENNASMKTNPLGSIFPLPNWSISYAGLSRIGNLSNTFSNITLNNTYSGTLAMNSFTSALNFQDPLMVGMPAFIDSVSGNYVPYFVIPNITISESFAPLVGINVTLANQSTFSFQYGKTRQLSLSLVDYQVSEVNTTSYALDFSLVKHNAKLPFLPKPKKQANGVGNDLTFGLNLAMSDQFNSNTTLDQTNNYSTGGQKVVSISPSINYVLNNRINLKFYFNQTRTLPYVSTTPPITTTNAGLQITMSLQ comes from the coding sequence ATGTTTGTTGCTGCTCAAAACACCGATACTTCACATTTTTACCCTTATCCTATTCACGACCGGTACGGCGACGGCTTTACATGGAAAAGCCATAACCTGTTTGATTTATCTTCCGACACTTCACTCATCCGCAGGAAAATTGTGTACGATTCTGCCACACATTCTTATTTCATTATTGAGAAAATCGACAGCATCGCATATCGCCGTCCTGTACAAATTTCACAGGCAGATTTCTTAAGACTGCAAGGACAGCGAGATGAAACAAGCTATTATGATTCGCTTTCGCGCTCCATGAGTTTGCTCAACTTTAAACAGCCTCGCCCGAAGCCGCGCGTTATTTCAAGTTTTTTCAATCGAATTTTCGGCTTAACGCCCGACGGTAAAAAAATAGATGTAACGCCCACAGGAAACATCAACTTATCGCTCGGTTATCAGGGACAAAATATCAAGAATCCGACTTTGTCGGAAAAAGCGCGCAAAACGGGAAGTTTCGATATGAATGCAGGCGCGAATATGAGCATCATTGCACAAATAGGAAACAAACTTCGCTTGCCTATTTCGTACAATACCGACGGTACATTTTCTTTCAATAATCAATTCAAATTAAATTATCAGGGCGATGACGATGCTATTCTGAAATCGTTGCAGGCAGGCAATATTTCTTTTCAATCTAAAGGAACATTGATGCCGAGTATGCAAAACCTTTTTGGCTTGGAAGCGCAACTGCATTTCGGAAAATTATTTGTTACAGGTGCAGTCGGCAGCAATCGTTCACAACGTCAATCGATAACGCTGCAAGGCGGCGGCTTAGCACAAACCATTAATATTTCGCTCGGCGATTATGACGAAAACAGGAACTTTTTATTGGGAAATTATTTCAAGGATAATTACAACAAAACCATGAGTCGGCTCCCTCTGATTAACAGTCAGGTGCGCATTCTGCGGATGGAAGTTTGGGTTACGAATGTAACAGGCGCAACTACCAATGTGCGCAGCGTTGTAGGCTTGATGGACTTGGGCGAAAATCAGCCGTACAATGGCAACGTTCATTCCATGCATTCTTTAAATGGCTTGCCCGATAACGGCGCAAATGATTTGTATTCCACTTTATTGTCCAATTCACAAAGCCGCAATCCTGCGATTGTAACGAGTATACTTACTTCGCGCGGTTTGCAGGCAGTAAACGATTTTGAACAAACTTACGCGCGAAAACTGGATTCTACGGAATATTATTACAATCCGCAGGCAGGATTTATTTCGCTGAACCAACAGCTGCAGCCCGACCAGGTTTTGGCTGTTGCTTATCAATATTCATACAACGGTCGCGTGTTTCAGGTGGGCGAATTTTCGCAAGATGTGGCGCTCGACTCCACGCAAGGCGTGCAGAAAGTTTTGTTTCTCAAATTGCTGAAAGCCACTTCGCAAAGAGTAGATTTGCCCACCTGGCAATGGATGATGAAGAACGTATATTCTTTGAATGTTTCGGGATTAGATTCGAGCAATTTCGATTTGAATGTTTATTACAATCAGCCGAGCGGCGGCACCAACCGTTACCTGCCACAGACTTCGCAGGATGTGAGCGGGAAATCGATTATTTCGATTCTCGGCGCAGACCGGCTGAACAGCCACAACGACGCTTTGCCCGACGGGCAATTTGATTTTATCAGAAACTTTACAGTGCTGCCTGCTCGCGGAAGAATTATTTTTCCTGTACTTGAACCGTTCGGTAAAGATTTAGATTCTCTAGCATATAACGGCGTTTCACAGGATGTGAAAAATCAATACATTTATTATCAACTCTACGACAGTATAAAAGCCATTGCGAATACTTATGCCAATGTCAATCGCTTCGTGTTGCAGGGGACAGTCAAAGGCTCTTCGAGTTCAACTATCAGTATCGGCGGTTCAAACATTCCGCAAGGTTCTGTTACGGTAACTGCGGGCGGGCGAACATTGCTGGAAGGCGTGGATTACACTGTAGATTATATCAACGGAACAATTCAAGTGCTTAATCAATCCATTCTGGATGCGGGAACGCCCGTAAATGTACAGTTTGAAAACAATAGCAATATCAGCACGGTACAAAGAAATTTTCTGGGCGTTCGGTTGGATTATTTAGTTAATAAAAATCTGACGCTCGGCGCAACAATGGAAAAACTTTCAGAGCAACCCTACACTTTCAAAACCAATTATGGTCAAGACCCGATAAATAATACAATGTACGGCGTAGATATGAATTATCATGCCGATTGGGACCAATTGACGCGCTGGCTCAACAAGCTGCCTTTTTATTCCACCAATGCAAAAAGCAGCATCAATATTTACGGCGAAGCGGCAATGCTGAAACCCAATCATCCAAAAATAATCGGTTCGGGCAACAATGGCAGAGTGTATATTGATGACTTTGAAAGTTCCAGCAGCGAATTTGATTTGCGTTATCCATTTACGGCATGGTCTCTGGCATCAACACCTGCGGGCAACGGATTGTTTCCAGAAGCCGATTTGGTCAATAATTTAAGCTACGGAAAAAACCGCGCGTTACTGGCTTGGTACAATATTGAACCCACTTTACAAGACAGGTCGAATACATCAAATCCTTTGTATAAAAATCTGTCGCAACTCAGCGACCCGCGTGTGCGTCCCGTGTATGAGAGCGAACTTTTTCCGAACCAAAGCACTATTTCCGCGAGCCTGCAAACGACTACATTCGATTTGTCTTTTTACCCTAACCAAAGGGGTCCGTACAACTTTACCGACGACCCCGCAAACATTGACGCCAACGGGCATTTGCTCAATCCGCAAAAACGCTGGGGCGGTATTATGCGCGCATTAGACCAAACCGATTTTGAAACGCAAAACGTTGAATACATTGAGTTTTGGATGCAAGACCCTTTTATCAAAGACCCGCAAAGCAACGGCGGGAAACTGGTTTTTGATTTGGGAAATGTGAGTGAAGACGTGCTGAAAGACGGCAAGCATATGTACGAAAATGGTTTGGCTACGCCAACTTCGCCTGCGGGCGAAGACAGCTCTTCGGTTTGGGGCGTAACGCCGGCGAATCCAATTCAACTGACCAATGCGTTCAGCAATACCGCTGCGGACAGACCTTATCAGGATGTTGGTCTTGACGGTATGGACGATGACGGCGAACGGCGCAAACAGAATGCTTATCTGCAAACATTAGCTGCGAACTTTGGTACAAATTCGCCTGTATATCTCAAAGCATCACTCGACCCTTCGGCGGATAATTATCAATGGTACCGCGACCCAAGTTTCACAAGTGCGGACGGCATTTTGACAAGATACAAGCATTACAACAATCCGCAGGGAAATTCGCCTGTGGCAACTACGTCGCAATCGGCTTCAACTACTTATCCCGACAATGAAGATTTGAACGGCGATAATACCATTAACCAGACCGAACAATATTACGAATACCAAATCAATTTAAAGCCGAACATGATGCTGACTGACAAGTACGTTGCTGATGTCCGCACCATTACGCCACGCCTTCCGAACGACAGTATTACGCAGGAACATTGGTATTTGTTCCGCATTCCCATTAAAGAATTTACCAACAAAGTCGGTTCAATTGCAGACTTCAAATCCATTCGTTTTATGCGTATGTATTTGACAGGTTTCAACGACTCTACAACAATTCGCTTTGCGGAATTAGGCTTGGTGCGCAACGCATGGCGACCTTTTACTTATGTGTTGGATACATCGGGTTCGTATCAATCTTTACCCGCAGGAAGTTCAACTACACTGACCATTACTTCCGTAAACACGCAGGATAATAGCGGCAGACAACCGATTCCTTATAAAATGCCGCCGGGCGTTCAGCAATTACAATCGTTGAACGGCGGCGGAAGCGTGAGCAATGGTTCTGTGTATTTGGAAAAAGAGCAATCGATGAGTTTACAAATACAGAATCTGCAACGCAACGATTCGCGCAGCGTATTTAAAAACATGAATCTTGATATGCGCCGTTACGGGCAAATGTCGATGTTTCTTCACGCAGAATCTGTGCCGGGTCAAACGCCTGTGAATAATAATGATTTGGTCGCCGTGATAAGAATCGGACAAGATTTTCTGGACAATTATTATGAAATAAGAATTCCTTTGCAGGTAACGCAGCCGAGCGCAACAGCAACACCGGAACAAATTTGGCCCGATGCCAATCACTTAATGGTTCAGCTACAGGATTTGGTAACACTTAAACTCAACCGCAATGCAAGCGGTGCGCCTTTGAATACCATTTACCGCGAACAAATGGGAACACAAACTTATTCCGTAAAAGGAAACCCGAATCTTGCGCAGGTAACGAGTTTTTTAGTCGGCATTGAAAATGCGCAAAACAATCAGCCTTTGGATGCCGAGGTTTGGGTGGACGAATTGTCGCTTTCGCAAATGAATGAAAAAGGCGGTTGGGCGGCGCAAGGTCGCGTGGATATGCAGCTTGCAGATTTAGGTACACTCAGCGTTTCGGCGAATACATCTACCGCAGGTTTTGGTACATTGGAACAAAATGTGAATGAACGTTCGACGAATGATATGTTCCAGTTTGACGCATCGGCAAGTATCGATGCAGGAAAATTATTTCCTAAAAAAGCAGGCTTCAGCATTCCTTTTTATGCAGGTTATAACCGTACTGTTTTAACGCCGCAATACGACCCGTACAATCAGGATGTGCTGTTCAAAGAAGAACTAAAAGGCATGACTTCCGCGCAGCGCGATTCGGCGCGAAATATTGCACAGGATTTGTCCACCACCAAAACCTTCAGCTTTACCAATGTGCGTTTTGCGCAGCCATCTATGCATCCGAAAATATGGAGCCTGAGCAATTTTGATTTTTCTTATTCTTACACGCAAACCAATCAAACCAATCCTTTGATTGAAAAAAACAGCATTACACATACTTACGGCGGACTGGGCTACACATTCAACGGACAGCCGAAATATTGGCAACCGTTCAGAAGATTGTTTCACAATAAAAGTCCTTGGCTTTCATTCATCCGCGATTTTAACCTGAATCCAACGCCGTCGCTCATGAGTTTCAGAATGACATTTGACAGGCAACAAGGCATTTACACGCCGCGCGTAGTCAATCCGTTTAATGTAAATAATCAGGTGGATTCCGTTGAATCGACCTACGATAATTATTTCAACATGACGAGAAATTACAACTTGTCGTGGAATCTTACGCGCAGTCTGAACATTGATTTTACTGCCAATAATCTTTCTGTTATAGACGAACCTTATGGTCCGTTGAACACGAAAGCCAAGAAAGATTCCGTATGGCACAACTTTTTGAAAGGCGGAAGAAATACACAGTACGCGCAAGCAGCAACGTTATCGTACAGCTTGCCGTTGAATAAATTGCCATTTGCAGATTGGATAAAAGCAGATTACAGTTACTCTGCAACTTATAATTGGATTGCGGCAAATCTGCAAGCCGTGAGTTTGGGTAATGTCATTGAAAACGGCAACAGTTCTACCATTAAAGCTGATATGGATTTCAGAAAATTGTACAACAAATCGAGATTACTGAAATCAATATTGAATACAGACGCTCAACAGCAAGCCGCGAACGAACAAAAAATGTTGCCGCAACAATCGAAAAAACTAATTGATTCATTATTAAAAAGTATTCCCAAGAAAACTGATGTAATCAAGGGTTTGAAAGGCCGCGCAAAAAGATTGGCATTGATTAAATGGCGCAGACTGAAACATGAAATTCATCTTGCCATCAAAAAAGAAAAAGCCAAGCAACACATTGAGCACACAAGTGGTGCGGTAACGACTGCTGCCCGCTTGCTCACAATGGTTAAAAGCCTAAATATTTCTTATGCACTTACCAACAACAGCCGATTGCCCGGCTACATGGATAGTACGCGGGCTTTGGGCGAAGATTTAAAAACGCGGCAACCCGGCTTCGGATATATTTTCGGGAAAATGCCTACGCGGCAATGGTTAGACGAAAAAGCACGACAGCACGTAATCTCAACAGATTCATTGTTCAACGATTTGTATAGTCAAAGCTATACAAAAATGCTGACCATCAACGCAGAGCTTGAGCCTGCAAAAGATTTGAATATTCAATTGTCGATGATGAAATCGTTCAATAAAAATTACTCCGAACTGTTTAAAGACACGGCAGGCAACGGAACATTTGAGCACTTAAACCCTTACGCAGCGGGCGGTTTCACTGTTTCGTATGCATCCTTCAAATCTCTGTTCAACAAATCATCGTCCGGCAATGTGTCCAAAACATTTACACAGTTTTCAGACTATCGTCAAATTATTTCGCAAAGATTAGCATCTGCAAATCCGTATTATCGCGGCGGAACAACCGACGACGGCTACGCAAAAGGCTATGGACGTTATGCGCAGAATGTACTGATTCCCGCATTTCTTGCGGCATACACAGGAAAATCGCCTTACACCGTAAACCTGATAACTGAAAATAATGCGAGTATGAAAACCAATCCGCTTGGCAGCATTTTCCCGTTGCCCAACTGGAGCATTAGCTATGCAGGACTTTCCCGCATCGGTAATTTGTCCAATACATTTTCCAATATCACGCTGAACAATACTTACAGCGGCACGCTTGCAATGAACAGTTTTACCAGCGCGCTCAATTTCCAGGACCCGCTGATGGTGGGAATGCCCGCATTTATTGATTCCGTTTCGGGCAATTATGTGCCGTATTTTGTAATTCCGAATATTACGATTTCGGAAAGTTTTGCTCCGCTGGTCGGCATTAATGTAACGCTTGCCAATCAAAGTACGTTTTCTTTTCAGTACGGAAAAACAAGACAGCTTTCTTTGAGTTTGGTAGATTATCAGGTAAGTGAAGTGAACACTACTTCTTATGCGCTGGATTTTAGTTTGGTAAAACACAATGCAAAATTGCCTTTCTTACCCAAACCGAAAAAACAGGCAAACGGCGTAGGCAACGATTTGACTTTCGGGTTGAACCTCGCAATGAGCGACCAGTTCAATAGCAACACCACGCTCGACCAAACGAATAATTACAGCACCGGCGGGCAAAAAGTGGTTTCCATTTCTCCTTCTATAAACTATGTACTGAACAACCGCATCAACCTGAAATTTTATTTTAACCAAACGCGTACGCTCCCCTATGTATCCACAACACCGCCGATAACCACGACCAACGCTGGTTTGCAGATAACGATGTCGCTGCAATAA
- the ruvA gene encoding Holliday junction branch migration protein RuvA has translation MIAFLKGDFVNKTPANVIVNVQGVGYDVNISLNTYSAISELQNGLLYTHLHITENAQTLYGFADMNEKQLFLQLISVSGVGASTARMMLSGMKPDEIIKAIVQSNTPQLEKIKGIGRKTAERLIVELKDKLAKLHDANIVESLPASSRIESDALDALMALGIGRTMAENVIKKTLKSTPDIDGLENLIKLSLKNL, from the coding sequence ATGATTGCATTTCTCAAAGGCGATTTTGTCAATAAAACTCCGGCGAATGTTATTGTAAACGTACAAGGCGTTGGCTACGATGTAAATATTAGTCTGAACACTTATTCTGCCATCAGCGAGCTACAAAACGGATTGCTTTATACGCATTTGCACATTACTGAAAACGCGCAAACTTTATATGGCTTTGCCGATATGAATGAGAAGCAGCTTTTTCTGCAACTCATTTCTGTTTCAGGTGTAGGCGCATCTACTGCGCGCATGATGCTTTCGGGCATGAAGCCTGATGAAATTATCAAAGCAATTGTACAAAGTAATACACCACAACTCGAAAAAATAAAAGGCATCGGGCGCAAAACTGCCGAGCGGTTAATTGTGGAATTGAAAGATAAATTGGCAAAATTGCACGATGCAAATATTGTCGAATCTTTACCGGCATCTTCGCGCATAGAAAGCGATGCACTGGACGCACTCATGGCTTTGGGAATTGGTCGTACAATGGCAGAAAATGTGATTAAAAAAACCTTGAAATCGACGCCGGACATCGATGGACTGGAAAATCTCATCAAACTTTCCCTGAAAAATTTATAA
- a CDS encoding LacI family DNA-binding transcriptional regulator, with the protein MDKQATIKEIAKQLNVSISTVSRALHDHPSIGLRTKTRVKEVAKELNYQPNLAAIQFKMGKTFTLGVIIPELTENFFSKAISGIEDMALENNYTVLFGQSHDDEEREKQILSTFKNNRIDGLLVSLSKSTRNIDHFLELKKYNLPVVFFDRVPKEKEDVYAVSCDLFNSSIKIVDYLWARGHRDIALLKGPQTLTATNERMRGFMEGLSRKRMKTDPSLFSSSDLTPQSSWQAMKDILSQKNRPTAVIAFNDYVALDAMQYVKRFTNLKINEDICFVSYSNLPMRVYLDTPPLVSIEQFPYEQGRKATEMVIDLIAGKTPEQKQIVLDGELIEFENLEPGK; encoded by the coding sequence GTGGATAAACAGGCGACTATAAAGGAAATTGCAAAACAACTAAACGTTTCTATCTCAACCGTGTCAAGAGCGCTTCACGACCATCCGAGTATTGGGCTGCGGACAAAAACGCGCGTGAAAGAAGTAGCGAAAGAATTGAATTATCAGCCGAATCTTGCGGCTATTCAATTTAAAATGGGAAAGACATTTACACTGGGCGTAATTATCCCCGAACTGACTGAAAACTTCTTTTCAAAAGCCATCAGCGGTATTGAAGATATGGCGCTGGAAAATAATTACACCGTACTTTTCGGTCAAAGCCATGACGATGAAGAACGCGAAAAGCAAATATTATCAACATTTAAAAACAACAGGATTGACGGCTTGCTGGTGTCATTATCCAAATCGACCAGGAATATCGACCACTTTTTGGAGTTAAAAAAATATAACCTTCCCGTGGTATTTTTCGACCGTGTACCTAAAGAAAAAGAAGATGTATATGCTGTTTCTTGTGATTTGTTCAACAGCTCTATCAAAATTGTCGATTATTTATGGGCGCGCGGGCATAGAGATATTGCATTATTAAAAGGTCCGCAAACATTGACTGCAACCAACGAGCGAATGCGCGGTTTTATGGAAGGCTTAAGCCGTAAACGAATGAAAACAGACCCATCTTTATTTTCATCGTCCGACCTTACACCGCAAAGCAGCTGGCAAGCGATGAAAGATATTCTTTCACAAAAAAACCGTCCTACGGCGGTAATTGCGTTCAACGATTATGTGGCGCTGGATGCCATGCAATACGTGAAACGCTTTACCAATTTAAAAATTAATGAAGACATTTGTTTTGTAAGCTATTCCAATCTGCCGATGCGCGTGTATTTAGACACGCCGCCGCTTGTTTCCATTGAGCAATTTCCTTACGAGCAAGGGCGAAAAGCTACCGAAATGGTTATCGATTTAATTGCGGGAAAAACACCGGAACAAAAGCAAATCGTCCTCGACGGCGAATTAATTGAATTTGAAAATCTGGAACCAGGAAAATAG
- a CDS encoding NADH:flavin oxidoreductase/NADH oxidase, with product MPHLFSPLQIKNIELKNRIAVAPMCQYSAEDGFATTWHTVHYGNYALGGAALITFEATAVSPEGRITPWDLGIWKNEHIEGLKKIVDFIHEYDSVAGVQLAHAGRKASHLRPWEGGAQIASNQPNGWKTVAPSAIPFLETEEAPLELDLAGIEKVKADFKAAAQRAKEAGFKVIMIHAAHGYLLHEFMSPLSNRRTDEYGGSFENRIRLLLEVIENVQSVWAENPLLVRMSSTEWTEGGWNKDDSVALAQILKNKGVDLIDCSGGGNVPRANIPVGPGYQVEYAEAVRKTGILTGAVGLITGVEQANKIIETGQADIISLARQLIRDPFFPLRAAHELGYEVKWASQYERGKW from the coding sequence ATGCCTCATTTATTTTCTCCTTTACAAATAAAAAACATTGAACTGAAAAACAGGATTGCCGTTGCGCCCATGTGCCAGTATTCCGCAGAAGATGGTTTTGCAACTACTTGGCATACTGTTCATTATGGCAATTACGCACTTGGCGGTGCAGCTTTGATAACATTTGAAGCAACAGCCGTTTCGCCCGAAGGGCGCATCACGCCTTGGGATTTGGGCATCTGGAAAAATGAACACATTGAAGGCTTGAAAAAAATCGTAGATTTTATTCACGAATATGATTCTGTCGCCGGTGTTCAATTGGCGCATGCCGGACGAAAAGCAAGCCATCTGCGACCTTGGGAAGGCGGTGCGCAAATCGCTTCCAACCAGCCGAACGGATGGAAAACCGTTGCGCCAAGCGCTATTCCTTTTTTGGAAACGGAAGAAGCGCCGTTGGAACTGGATTTGGCGGGCATCGAAAAAGTGAAAGCCGATTTTAAAGCTGCCGCGCAACGTGCTAAAGAAGCAGGTTTTAAAGTAATTATGATTCATGCCGCACATGGTTATTTGCTGCACGAATTTATGTCGCCGTTGAGCAACAGGCGTACCGATGAGTACGGCGGCTCGTTTGAAAATCGTATTCGTTTGTTGCTTGAAGTAATTGAAAATGTACAATCTGTTTGGGCAGAAAATCCTTTACTTGTAAGAATGTCCTCCACCGAATGGACGGAAGGTGGTTGGAATAAGGACGACTCCGTAGCGCTGGCACAAATATTAAAAAACAAGGGGGTAGATTTAATTGATTGTTCCGGCGGCGGAAATGTGCCTCGTGCCAATATTCCTGTGGGTCCCGGCTATCAGGTGGAATATGCCGAAGCCGTACGAAAAACAGGCATTCTTACCGGCGCGGTCGGTTTAATTACCGGAGTTGAGCAGGCAAATAAAATTATAGAAACAGGACAGGCGGATATTATTTCTTTGGCAAGGCAACTGATTCGCGACCCGTTCTTCCCGCTGCGTGCTGCGCACGAACTTGGATATGAAGTAAAATGGGCGTCGCAATATGAGCGCGGCAAATGGTAA